AACCGCCACCGGTCACCCGGTCCAGTTCCGCCACACCGGTGATGATACGGGGAGCCTCTTTCTGCTCGCCTGTCAGCCCGACAAGCGGCACGACCCTTCCTTTATTTCTGGCGGGTGTGTTGGGTCCAGCACCAATCCCGCCTTGAACACGTTCTTCTTGGATTGAGTTCCATTCACCGCATGACTCGCAGCGTCCTGCCCATTTTGGAGTTATAGCGCCGCAGGACTGGCAAACGAAACTAATTGATCTTTTGGCCATTTACTCGATTAAGTCGCATATTGAGTGGAGCTGAGATAAAAACGCTTATAGCGTTTCCCCAGGCTGGTGAGCAGCTCATAAGCCACAGTATTGGCGTGAAAGGCAACTTCATCCACCGATACGTTCTGTCCGAGAACTTCAATTGTACTTCCGCGCTCAATAAGGCCAGAAGGAACATCGGTCACATCCAGTGCAATCAGATCCATGGAAACCCTGCCAAAGTATGGGATTCGTCTCTGGTTAATATAGGCATAAGAGCCAGAGCGTTCATCGCTGGATCCGGTTAAGCGGTGCATGCCATCTGCGTATCCAATATTGATGACAGCAATGCGCGTGTCGCGCGTTGCCATCTGGCGGGCTCCGTATCCAACTGTCGCTCCTTTGGGAACTGTGCGAACCTGCAGGACTTCTGCGGTCACATAGGCTGAATGTTTCATGGGATTTTTAGCATATGGAGTGGGGTTGCCTCCATAAAGGGCAACGCCCGGCCGCACCAAATCAAAATGATAGTCCTCCCCCAAAAATACTCCGGAAGAGTTGGCGAGGGACTTGGGTGTGTCAGGGAAGGCTGAGCTCAAGCACTTGAATGTGGCCAGTTGCTGCGCATTGAGAGGGTGATCTGGCTCATCCGCGCAGGCAAGGTGACTTAATACTAGGGAAATGTTCAGGGCCTTGAACAGGACTTTGTCACTAAGAAGGGCTTTCAGATCATCCCCGTGAAAACCAAGTCTGTTCATGCCCGTATCAAGGTGGAGCGCAACAGGCAGAGATTTACCCAAGCTTTCACAAAACTGAGCCCACTCCAAGCATTCCTCTAAGGAATTTAGGACCGGTCTTAGGTCTGAGCGTGCATAAAGCGGGGCGCGGCCATGAAACAAACCACCAAGGACGTAAATAACAGCCTCGGGCGCCGCCTCTCGCACCAGATCCCCTTCCTCTGGAAGGGCCGTAAAAAACGTACGAACGCCCGTCTCATAAAGTGCCTTGGAGACTTTGCTCAATCCAGTGCCATAGGCGTCAGCCTTCACCACCGCAGCGCATGTGGTCTCAGACCCTACCTGAGAGTTCAAAGACTTCCAGTTCGAGCAAATGGCATCCAAATCTATAGTCAGCTGACCAGTACAATGAGTACCGGACGCGCGCAGTTGCTCTGTCAAAAGTCGCCCCGAGTCGTTTATACGGTTGTCTCAGTATAAAACTGAAACCTTATAAATTTGCCCAGCAAATACATTGCTTCATGTCTTTGGTCGTGAAGGATTCTTGGTTGTTTATATCACCTGCTCAGGTAGATGGTCTTCGTCCACCAGATCAGAGAAGCGCGTAAATTCACCTTGGAACTGAAGCTCGACAATACCGGTGGGGCCGTGACGCTGTTTGCCGATGATAACTTCAGCTTTGCCTTGAACACGATCCATTTCGGTTTTCCAGCCCTCGTACTCCGGGCTTCCCTCAGGTGGTTCCTTTTTGCCCATGTAGTATTCTTCGCGATACACAAACAAAATCACATCCGCATCCTGCTCGATGGAGCCTGATTCACGAAGGTCAGACATCTGTGGCCGTTTGTCATCGCGGTTTTCAACCTGACGAGACAGCTGGGACAGGGCGATGATAGGCGTATTCAACTCTTTCGCCAGCGCTTTGAGGCCGGTTGTAATTTCGGTAATTTCCTGAACCCTGTTGCCCTGATTCTTGGAGGACCCCGTCAACAGCTGGATATAGTCGACAATAATCATATCCAGCCCCTTTTGACGCTTCAGACGCCGGGCTTTGGAGACAAGCGAAGCAATCGAAATACCACCGGTCTGGTCCACATGCAGCGGCACATGTTGCATGTGCTGAGTAGCCGCCACCAGTTTCTCAAAGTCCGCTTCGTTGATGTCACCACGGCGGATTTTGGAGGAGGAGATTTCCGTTTGCTCGGAGATAATACGTGTTGCAAGCTGTTCGGCCGACATTTCCAAAGAGAAAAACCCGACGACGCCGCCATTGACGGTTTTTAAAGACCCATCTGGCTGTTCTTCCGCTTGAAAAGCCTGCGCAACATTATAGGCGATATTGGTCACGAGCGACGTTTTACCCATGGCAGGCCGGCCAGCCAGAACAATAAGGTCTGATTGCTGGAGCCCGCCCATGAGCTTATCCAGATCACGCAGACCTGTGGAGATACCAGAAAGAGAGCCTTCACGCTGAAAAGCGGCGGCTGCCATCTCGATGGTTTCTGTCAAGGCAGTGCCAAAGTCCTGAAACCCGCCATCACTACGTCCGGTTTCCGCAAGCTCGAACAGCTTGCGCTCGGCTTGGTCAATCTGCTTGTTCGGCGGCAAGTCAATGGGGGCATCAAATGCAATATTTACAATGTCTTCCCCGATATGAATCAGGTTCCTGCGCAGGGCCAGATCGTAGATTGTCTGCCCGTAATCTTCGGCATTGATGATTGATGCCGCATCCGCTGCCAAACGCAGAAGATATTGAACTGCTGAAAGATCTGCAATTTTTACATCAGAAGGAAAGAACGTCTTCAACGTAATTGGAGACGCAACTTTTCCCGCCTTGATCAAAGCGCCGCACTTTTCAAAGATCTCTTTGTGGGGAGCTAGGAAAAAGTGACCTGCCTCCAGAAATTCTGAAACACGATAGTATGTTTCGTTGTTTACGAGAATAGCGCCCAGAAGCTGTCTTTCTGCTTCTGCGTTGTGTGGAACCACACGTGCCGACTCGGCTGCTTTCTCAAGTTTTTGGACTGTGCCCTGCATTCTAACCCTCTTGCCGCTCGAGGCATTGGTTACCCTGTTGGAGCGGTGGAAGGAAGATGCCTCATGGGACATAAATACAGATCTTTTATTATTATAGATCAGCGGGGAAAATTACCTCTTGCCAATTGACAAGATTCTTACGCCGATAATGCGTATTAACCACTATATATTATAGTTAATATGGAGAGAATTAGTTCAGAAGTTCACGTAAAACATCGTTTAGTTGCTCTGGATGATACTTGAATTGAACAACGCTGCTTTAAGTCCAGTAAAAAAGGCGAAGCAAAGGTGCTCCGCCTGATTTTTGTTAATGCATTGACACAGAAGATTATTCTTCTGTTGCCTCTTCTTCTTCGCCTTCGAGTTCTTCAGCTTCGTCTTCCAGGTCTTCTTCAAATTCGAAGTCGTCCTGTTCACGTCCTGTAAGATCTTCACCAGCTTCCTGACGTACAGCTTCGTCTTCAGAACGAGCGACGTTTACGGATACGGTGACTTCTACTTCAGGGTGAAGGGAAATAGTCACTTCATGCAGGCCAATAGTTTTGATTGGCTGACGCAGGGAAACTTGAGAACGGCCAACTGTGAAGCCGTTCTCTTCAAGAATTACTGCGATGTCACGTGTTGCAACAGAACCGTAGAGCTGACCTGTTTCACCAGCGGAGCGGATGACGATGAAGGACTGGCCGTTGAGCTTTTCACCCACGCTTTCAGCTTCAGACTTGCGCTCAAGGTTGCGTGCTTCAAGTTGCGCGCGCTCGTTTTCAAAGCGCTCGAGATTGGCTTTGTTTGCGCGAAGAGCCTTGCCTTGTGGCAAAAGGAAGTTACGAGCATAACCGTCGCGTACGCGAACTGTTTCACCCATCTGGCCGAGCTTTGCTACGCGCTCAAGAAGAATTACGTCCATGGGAAAATTCCTTTGGATAGCTGTCCTGCAGTTCAAGGAACTACAGTTAGATGTTGGACAAACCCGCCAACATCAGCCGGGCTTCTGGAGTATCCAGAAAATAGGGCCAGAAGCTTGACGCTCTGGCCCTATTAAAACTTGCTTACTTAATTACGAAAGGAAGCAGGCCGAGGAAGCGGGCGCGCTTGATAGCACGAGCCAGTTCACGCTGCTTTTTCGCAGAAACCGCGGTAATGCGGGAAGGTACGATCTTGCCGCGCTCAGAAATGTAGCGCTGCAGAAGACGTGTGTCCTTGTAGTCGATCTTTGGAGCGTTTACGCCAGAGAACGGACAAGTTTTACGACGACGAAAGAAAGGGCGACGTGCGCCAGAAGATTCAGCCATTTTCAATTACTCCGCTGGTGCTTCGCTACGACGAGGGCCACGATCATTGCGATCACCACGATCACCACGATCACCACGATCACCACGTGGACCACCTGGACGATCGCCACGACGACGGTCGTCACGATCACGTTTTTGAGTCATTACAGATGGCTCTTCGTCAAGTTCTTCAACGCGGATGGTCATGAAGCGAAGGATATCTTCGTTCAAGCGCATCTGACGTTCCATTTCAGCAACAGCTGCGTGAGGAGCGTCAAGGTTCAGCAGAACGTAATGTGCTTTACGGTTTTTGTTGATTTTGTAGGCAAGAGTACGAAGACCCCAAGGCTCTACTTTACCAACTTTACCACCATTTTCTTCGAGAACAGTTTTGAACTGCTCAACGAGTGTCTCCACCTGCTGAGTAGAAATGTCCTGGCGAGCCAGGATCACGTGCTCATAGAGCGCCATGTGATATGCCTTTCTGGTTTCAAACGTTCCGAACTCGGCGCAAAGCCCCTTCGAGCCTTCAGAAAGTGAAAGGCTATGGAAGAATTCTTCGAGAGCGGAAACACGGGAAGACGGTCTTTATAAATATACCTGCAGATTACTCTGCCTTCCTTTCAGCCTCCGGCCAGAATTCGGAAAACGCAGCGTTTATACCTTAAAAGGCTGTGAATACAAGACCATCTGTTCAAAAAAGCCGTTTTCTGCTCTTTATTCCTTGACATGAGAGGTGTTTGGCGGCTCTTGTCCGCATGAGTTGGTAGCCCGAAAGGAATGGCGGACATAGCGTCATCCTAGGGTTTAAGGGTGTAGAGCACTTCTCTGCGGTGTTCTGTGGTCTGGCTGCCAGACGTAAAACAGTTGAAATTAAAAGACTGGAGAAAGCAATGACATTTGCATTTACCTTCCCCGGACAGGGTTCGCAATCTGTCGGCATGGGGAAAGAGCTTGCTGATACATTTCCTGAGGCAAAGGCCGTTTTTGAAGAAGTTGACGCGGCACTCGGACAATCCCTTTCTAAGATTATGTGGGAAGGCTCAAGTGATGAGCTGACACTTACCGCGAACGCCCAGCCTGCTTTGATGACTGTTAGTCTTGCAAGTTTACGTGTGCTGGAAGCTAAGGGCCTCATTCTTGAAAATAGCGCGGCTTATGTTGCCGGGCATTCATTGGGTGAATACTCTGCTCTGGCCGCTGCTGGAAGCTTGAGCATTTCGGACGCTGCGAAGCTTTTGCGCGTGCGCGGTGATGCAATGCAGAAGGCTGTTCCCGTAGGGGAAGGGGCTATGGCAGCACTTTTGGGACTTGATTTTGCGCAGGCACAGGCTGTGGCAGAAGAAGCGGCTCAAGGTGATGTGTGCCAGGCTGCAAACGACAACGCACCCGGTCAGGTGGTTGTTTCAGGGCACAAGGCGGCTGTTGAGCGCGCCTGTGAAATTGCAAAAGCAAAAGGCGCTCGCCGGGCAGTTCTATTGCCAGTGTCCGCTCCCTTCCACTGTTCACTCATGGCACCAGCTGCAGAAGCTATGGCACAGGCCCTTTCTTCTGTTGAGATAATTGCTCCTAAAGTCCCGCTGGTTGCGAATGTGGTTGCCGGTCCTATATCTGATCCAGATGAAATCCGTAGTCGCTTGGTAGAACAGGTGACAGGCACGGTTCGCTGGCGCGAATCCGTGATTTGGATGTCAGAAAATAATGTAACTGCGCTTGCCGAAATCGGCTCGGGTAAGGTGCTCACTGGTATGGTGAAGAGAATTGCCAAATCAGTTGAAGGTGTTGCTGTCAATACTGCGGAAGATATCGACGCGCTGATCGCTCGTCTGCACTCCGCGTAATTGCGCATTTACATCCTATTTTAAGCCGAGGAGTAACGGCATGTTTGATTTAAAAGATAAGCGCGCGCTGGTGACAGGTGCGACGGGCGGCATTGGTGAGGCGATTGCCAGAGCGTTGCATGCACAAGGTGCAACTGTCACTTTGTCTGGTACGCGCGTGGAAAAGCTGGAGGCACTTGCTGGCGACCTTGGAGAGCGGGCCCATATTCAGGCGGCCAATCTTTCCGACCGTGACAGTGTTGATGCACTTGTTCCGGCAGCTGAAGCTGCCATGGGGGGTTTGGATATTCTTGTGAATAATGCAGGTATTACCCGCGACAACATCTTCATGCGCATGAAAGATGACGAATGGGATTCCGTTCTTGAGGTGAACCTTACCGCGACTTTCCGCATCTGCCGTTCTGCAATTAAAGGCATGATGAAACGTCGCAGTGGCCGCATTATAGGAATTACATCCGTTGTTGGTGTGACAGGTAATCCAGGGCAGGTTAATTATTCTGCTGCTAAAGCAGGTATGATTGGCATGTCCAAGTCGTTGGCGCGTGAAGTGGCCAGTCGCAATATTACGGTTAACACCGTTGCACCGGGTTTCATTGAGACCGCGATGACGGACGAGCTGAACGACAAACAGCGCGAATCTATCTTGACCTCTGTTCCGGCAGGGCGTCTGGGTTCTGCAGATGAAATTGCATCTGCAACCGTATATCTTGCCAGTAATGAAGCTGCTTATGTGACAGGGCAAACCCTGCACGTAAATGGCGGTATGGCAATGATCTAATGCCTTAATCCAAGTAATTTGGGTTAGGGGGTGTGATGCTCAAGCCTGTTGGCTCTCTGGTCAAACTTTTTAAAGTATGTTAGGAGCGCCAACAAGTTTTGACTTTATGGATTACCCAAGGCAAATTCTTAGTGTTTCTTTTGGAAGGTTGCCCTAGGATGGGCGTTAACTCTTTTCAAAAGGGCCGAGGTGTGCCACAGGAAGTCCGGTTTTGGAATTTGGCCAAGTGAATTGGGCTTTAAATCCATCTTTAACAGACTGAGGAACGAATATGAGCAATGTTGCTGAACAGGTAAAAAAGATTGTTGTTGAGCATCTTGGCGTTGATGCCGAAAAAGTGACTGAAGCCGCAAGCTTCATCGACGACCTGGGCGCAGACAGCCTGGACACTGTTGAGCTGGTTATGGCCTTCGAAGAAGCTTTCGGCGTGGAAATTCCAGATGATGCAGCTGAAACAATTCAGACCGTTGGTGATGCTGTAAAGTTCATCGAATCCAAAGCCAGCTAATTCTGGTTTTAAGGGTTCCGTGGTGGGTTGAGGGCAACCCACCACGTTTATGATTACAAAGTTTTGAGCGCATCTCGGGCGTTCCCTGGAAGAAGTAAAATAATATGCGTCGTGTTGTTGTTACCGGCATTGGTATGGTCAGCCCGTTAGGCTGCGGTGCCGAGATTTCCTGGAAGCGGATTATTGAAGGTCAAAGTGGTGCAACGCGCATCGAAAACTTTGAATCGGAAGACCTTCAAACAAAGATCGCCTGCCAGATCCCTCTTGGTGATGGATCTAATGGAACATTCAATCCTAATGATTGGATGGAGCCGAAGGAACAACGCAAGGTTGATGATTTCATTGTCTATGCAATTGCAGCTTCTGATGAAGCTCTTGCGGATGCCAATTGGAAGCCGGAAACAGAAGAAGACAGGAACCGTACGGGTGTCCTGATCGGATCTGGTATTGGCGGCCTCCAAAGAATTGCTGATAGTGGTGTTTTGCTCAAGGAGCGTGGACCTCGTCGTATCAGCCCCTTCTTTATTCCCGGTAGCTTGATCAATCTGGCCGGTGGCAATGTTTCCATTCGTCACGGTTTGAAGGGTCCAAACCACGCTGTGGTTACCGCCTGTTCAACTGGTGCGCACGCCATTGGCGATGCTGCACGCTTGATCGCTTACGGCGACGCGGAAGTCATGGTCGCCGGCGGTGCAGAATCTCCTGTATGCCGTTTGTCCATTGCAGGCTTTAATGCATGCCGTGCCCTTTCCACCGGCTTTAATGATGAGCCTGAGAAAGCTTCACGTCCCTATGACAAGGACCGCGACGGGTTCGTTATGGGTGAAGGCGCTGGTATTGTTGTTCTGGAAGAATATGAGCACGCAGTAGCTCGCGGTGCAAAGATTTATGCCGAAGTTGCCGGTTACGGCCTTTCTGGCGACGCCTACCACATCACGTCTCCGTCTCCCGATGGAGATGGTGGTTACCGCTGCATGAAAGCTGCACTTGAGCGTGCGGGCCTTGACATTACCGATGTGGACTACATTAACGCTCATGGTACATCCACTCCTGTTGGAGATGAAATTGAACTGGGCGCTGTGACACGTCTTGCTGGAGATCATGCGAAGGGACTTACTATGTCCTCGACAAAATCCAGTACGGGCCACCTGCTGGGCGCAGCCGGTTCCGTTGAGGCGATTTTCTCAGTTCTGGCAATTCGCGATGGCA
This genomic window from Pseudovibrio sp. M1P-2-3 contains:
- the alr gene encoding alanine racemase is translated as MTEQLRASGTHCTGQLTIDLDAICSNWKSLNSQVGSETTCAAVVKADAYGTGLSKVSKALYETGVRTFFTALPEEGDLVREAAPEAVIYVLGGLFHGRAPLYARSDLRPVLNSLEECLEWAQFCESLGKSLPVALHLDTGMNRLGFHGDDLKALLSDKVLFKALNISLVLSHLACADEPDHPLNAQQLATFKCLSSAFPDTPKSLANSSGVFLGEDYHFDLVRPGVALYGGNPTPYAKNPMKHSAYVTAEVLQVRTVPKGATVGYGARQMATRDTRIAVINIGYADGMHRLTGSSDERSGSYAYINQRRIPYFGRVSMDLIALDVTDVPSGLIERGSTIEVLGQNVSVDEVAFHANTVAYELLTSLGKRYKRFYLSSTQYAT
- a CDS encoding replicative DNA helicase, which produces MQGTVQKLEKAAESARVVPHNAEAERQLLGAILVNNETYYRVSEFLEAGHFFLAPHKEIFEKCGALIKAGKVASPITLKTFFPSDVKIADLSAVQYLLRLAADAASIINAEDYGQTIYDLALRRNLIHIGEDIVNIAFDAPIDLPPNKQIDQAERKLFELAETGRSDGGFQDFGTALTETIEMAAAAFQREGSLSGISTGLRDLDKLMGGLQQSDLIVLAGRPAMGKTSLVTNIAYNVAQAFQAEEQPDGSLKTVNGGVVGFFSLEMSAEQLATRIISEQTEISSSKIRRGDINEADFEKLVAATQHMQHVPLHVDQTGGISIASLVSKARRLKRQKGLDMIIVDYIQLLTGSSKNQGNRVQEITEITTGLKALAKELNTPIIALSQLSRQVENRDDKRPQMSDLRESGSIEQDADVILFVYREEYYMGKKEPPEGSPEYEGWKTEMDRVQGKAEVIIGKQRHGPTGIVELQFQGEFTRFSDLVDEDHLPEQVI
- the fabG gene encoding 3-oxoacyl-[acyl-carrier-protein] reductase — protein: MFDLKDKRALVTGATGGIGEAIARALHAQGATVTLSGTRVEKLEALAGDLGERAHIQAANLSDRDSVDALVPAAEAAMGGLDILVNNAGITRDNIFMRMKDDEWDSVLEVNLTATFRICRSAIKGMMKRRSGRIIGITSVVGVTGNPGQVNYSAAKAGMIGMSKSLAREVASRNITVNTVAPGFIETAMTDELNDKQRESILTSVPAGRLGSADEIASATVYLASNEAAYVTGQTLHVNGGMAMI
- the fabD gene encoding ACP S-malonyltransferase → MTFAFTFPGQGSQSVGMGKELADTFPEAKAVFEEVDAALGQSLSKIMWEGSSDELTLTANAQPALMTVSLASLRVLEAKGLILENSAAYVAGHSLGEYSALAAAGSLSISDAAKLLRVRGDAMQKAVPVGEGAMAALLGLDFAQAQAVAEEAAQGDVCQAANDNAPGQVVVSGHKAAVERACEIAKAKGARRAVLLPVSAPFHCSLMAPAAEAMAQALSSVEIIAPKVPLVANVVAGPISDPDEIRSRLVEQVTGTVRWRESVIWMSENNVTALAEIGSGKVLTGMVKRIAKSVEGVAVNTAEDIDALIARLHSA
- the rpsF gene encoding 30S ribosomal protein S6; protein product: MALYEHVILARQDISTQQVETLVEQFKTVLEENGGKVGKVEPWGLRTLAYKINKNRKAHYVLLNLDAPHAAVAEMERQMRLNEDILRFMTIRVEELDEEPSVMTQKRDRDDRRRGDRPGGPRGDRGDRGDRGDRNDRGPRRSEAPAE
- a CDS encoding acyl carrier protein; protein product: MSNVAEQVKKIVVEHLGVDAEKVTEAASFIDDLGADSLDTVELVMAFEEAFGVEIPDDAAETIQTVGDAVKFIESKAS
- the rpsR gene encoding 30S ribosomal protein S18, giving the protein MAESSGARRPFFRRRKTCPFSGVNAPKIDYKDTRLLQRYISERGKIVPSRITAVSAKKQRELARAIKRARFLGLLPFVIK
- the rplI gene encoding 50S ribosomal protein L9, whose amino-acid sequence is MDVILLERVAKLGQMGETVRVRDGYARNFLLPQGKALRANKANLERFENERAQLEARNLERKSEAESVGEKLNGQSFIVIRSAGETGQLYGSVATRDIAVILEENGFTVGRSQVSLRQPIKTIGLHEVTISLHPEVEVTVSVNVARSEDEAVRQEAGEDLTGREQDDFEFEEDLEDEAEELEGEEEEATEE
- the fabF gene encoding beta-ketoacyl-ACP synthase II; its protein translation is MRRVVVTGIGMVSPLGCGAEISWKRIIEGQSGATRIENFESEDLQTKIACQIPLGDGSNGTFNPNDWMEPKEQRKVDDFIVYAIAASDEALADANWKPETEEDRNRTGVLIGSGIGGLQRIADSGVLLKERGPRRISPFFIPGSLINLAGGNVSIRHGLKGPNHAVVTACSTGAHAIGDAARLIAYGDAEVMVAGGAESPVCRLSIAGFNACRALSTGFNDEPEKASRPYDKDRDGFVMGEGAGIVVLEEYEHAVARGAKIYAEVAGYGLSGDAYHITSPSPDGDGGYRCMKAALERAGLDITDVDYINAHGTSTPVGDEIELGAVTRLAGDHAKGLTMSSTKSSTGHLLGAAGSVEAIFSVLAIRDGIAPPTINLENQSVETEIDLVPNFAKSMEINVALSNSFGFGGTNASLVFKKVES